A portion of the Halobacillus ihumii genome contains these proteins:
- the rseP gene encoding RIP metalloprotease RseP, which translates to MTTVIAFILMFGLLVFVHEWGHLIFAKRAGMLAREFAIGFGPKIFAFTKNETLYTIRLLPIGGYVRVAGEDPEIVELKAGHHIGLEFNQQGKVSRIIVNNKSKHPHARVIEVERADLDHRLIIEGYEIDEDEKLSFEVDPKAMFVMDEKETQIAPYDRQFASKSVPKRAMQLFAGPMMNFVLAIILFMILGFIQGVPANNALIGGIQPDSPAEEAGLQAGDEVVGIDGEPLDTWDEFTQIVREHPEEQVTLTVERDGQTVKIDVTPAQIQQGELTIGQVGVARAFEDSFAKKLTYGFTQTYEWGTLILTNLGKLVTGQFSLDMLSGPVGIYDATDRVVQTGFMNFLMWTAILSVNLGIVNLLPLPALDGGRLLFVGLEGVRGKPIDPQKEGIVHFIGFALLMLLMLVVTWNDIQRLFL; encoded by the coding sequence TTGACAACAGTAATTGCGTTTATACTCATGTTTGGCCTGCTAGTGTTTGTACATGAGTGGGGGCATCTCATTTTTGCAAAGCGAGCTGGAATGTTAGCTCGTGAATTCGCTATCGGATTCGGCCCGAAAATATTTGCATTCACGAAAAACGAAACGTTGTATACCATTCGTTTGCTGCCTATCGGCGGATACGTAAGGGTAGCAGGTGAGGACCCCGAAATTGTTGAACTTAAAGCGGGCCATCATATCGGACTTGAGTTCAACCAGCAAGGTAAAGTAAGCCGGATTATTGTTAACAATAAGTCCAAACATCCCCATGCACGAGTAATCGAGGTAGAGCGAGCTGATCTCGACCATCGTCTCATCATTGAGGGTTACGAAATCGACGAAGATGAGAAACTATCCTTTGAAGTTGATCCAAAAGCAATGTTTGTGATGGATGAAAAAGAAACGCAAATTGCCCCTTATGACCGTCAATTTGCTTCAAAATCAGTCCCTAAGCGTGCGATGCAGCTTTTTGCCGGGCCGATGATGAACTTTGTCCTTGCCATCATTTTATTTATGATTCTAGGATTTATACAGGGAGTACCCGCAAACAATGCATTGATTGGCGGGATTCAGCCTGATTCGCCAGCTGAAGAAGCTGGCCTGCAGGCAGGTGATGAAGTCGTGGGCATAGACGGTGAACCTCTCGATACTTGGGATGAATTCACTCAAATAGTTAGGGAGCACCCGGAAGAGCAAGTCACGTTAACTGTAGAACGCGATGGACAAACTGTAAAAATCGATGTAACTCCAGCACAAATCCAGCAAGGAGAGTTAACGATTGGTCAAGTAGGTGTGGCCAGAGCTTTCGAGGATTCCTTTGCTAAAAAACTGACCTACGGGTTTACACAGACTTATGAATGGGGGACGTTAATTTTAACGAACCTCGGGAAGCTTGTAACCGGTCAGTTCTCACTGGATATGTTGTCAGGCCCCGTTGGCATCTATGATGCTACAGACCGTGTCGTGCAAACGGGCTTTATGAATTTCCTTATGTGGACGGCGATCCTTAGTGTAAACCTTGGGATTGTAAACCTTCTCCCGCTTCCTGCACTAGACGGCGGACGATTACTGTTTGTAGGGCTGGAAGGCGTGCGGGGCAAACCAATTGACCCGCAAAAAGAAGGCATTGTTCACTTTATTGGTTTTGCCTTGTTAATGTTATTGATGTTAGTAGTTACATGGAATGATATCCAACGTTTATTCTTGTAA
- a CDS encoding proline--tRNA ligase: MKQSQMLIPTLKEVPADAEIKSHQLLVRAGYIRQIASGIYSFLPIGRRVLRKVEDIVREEMEKIGAHEMMMAALQPAELWKESGRWFTYGSELMRLHDRHERDFALGATHEEVITSIVRDEIKSYKRLPLTVFQIQNKFRDEKRPRFGLLRGREFLMKDAYSFNESFESLDESYNQMFQAYSNIFKRLGLNFRAVIADSGQMGGKDTHEFMVLSDVGEDVIAYSDTSDYAANIEMAPVIMTYEKSTETSKKMEKVSTPDQKTMQDVADYLGHGLEAGLKSIMFKVDDRYVMVVTRGDHEVNDIKLKNLYDADIVELASEEKTKELLGTGFGSLGPVGVSEEVEVVADYAVEVLANVSCGANEAGYHFVNVTPEQDFKVSQYADLRFIKEGDPSPDGQGHIQFARGIEVGHVFKLGTFYAENLNASYLDDQGKAQTMIMGSYGIGVSRTVAAIVEQYNDERGITWPAHIAPFQVHLLSLNPKKEEQKQLADQLYDQLKTEGIEVLYDDRKERAGVKFADSDLFGIPLRLTVGKRAGEGIIEMKERTTGEQSEVDQSDVLSTVNEWFKQ, translated from the coding sequence ATGAAACAAAGTCAAATGTTAATCCCAACATTAAAAGAAGTTCCAGCAGATGCGGAAATTAAAAGTCATCAGCTTCTCGTACGTGCCGGTTACATACGTCAGATAGCATCAGGTATTTATAGTTTTCTGCCCATCGGTCGCCGCGTCTTACGAAAAGTAGAGGATATCGTTCGTGAGGAAATGGAGAAGATCGGTGCTCATGAAATGATGATGGCAGCCCTTCAGCCTGCCGAGTTGTGGAAGGAAAGCGGACGCTGGTTCACCTATGGTTCGGAGCTCATGCGACTTCATGATCGTCATGAACGAGATTTTGCTTTAGGAGCTACCCATGAAGAAGTCATCACAAGTATCGTACGCGATGAAATAAAAAGTTATAAGCGCTTGCCGTTAACGGTTTTTCAAATTCAGAATAAATTCCGCGATGAAAAGCGTCCCCGCTTTGGACTGTTGCGCGGACGTGAATTCTTAATGAAAGATGCTTATTCGTTTAATGAATCTTTCGAGAGTCTGGATGAGAGCTACAACCAAATGTTTCAAGCCTATTCAAATATTTTCAAACGCCTTGGGCTAAACTTTCGCGCAGTTATTGCAGATTCAGGCCAGATGGGTGGAAAGGATACCCACGAATTTATGGTACTTTCAGATGTGGGTGAAGATGTGATTGCTTATTCAGACACATCAGACTATGCCGCCAATATTGAAATGGCTCCGGTAATCATGACTTATGAAAAGTCCACAGAAACTTCTAAGAAGATGGAAAAGGTCTCTACCCCCGACCAGAAAACGATGCAGGATGTTGCAGATTATCTAGGGCATGGATTAGAAGCAGGCTTAAAGTCCATTATGTTTAAAGTAGATGACCGTTATGTCATGGTGGTAACACGCGGAGACCATGAAGTGAACGATATTAAATTAAAGAACCTTTACGATGCAGATATCGTGGAACTTGCCAGTGAAGAAAAGACAAAAGAATTGCTCGGAACAGGGTTTGGGTCACTAGGACCTGTTGGCGTCTCTGAAGAGGTTGAAGTCGTAGCTGATTATGCAGTAGAAGTTCTGGCAAATGTCTCTTGTGGTGCAAATGAAGCGGGGTATCATTTTGTCAATGTTACTCCTGAACAGGATTTTAAAGTAAGCCAGTATGCTGACCTGCGTTTTATAAAAGAAGGAGATCCTTCCCCAGATGGACAGGGTCATATTCAATTTGCTCGTGGAATTGAAGTGGGACATGTATTTAAGCTGGGCACGTTTTATGCTGAGAACCTGAATGCGAGTTATTTAGACGACCAGGGCAAGGCTCAGACAATGATTATGGGATCATACGGAATTGGGGTCTCAAGGACAGTAGCGGCCATTGTTGAACAGTACAACGATGAGCGCGGCATTACATGGCCGGCTCATATTGCGCCCTTCCAGGTTCACCTGCTTTCTTTAAATCCTAAAAAAGAGGAACAGAAACAGCTGGCAGACCAATTATATGATCAGCTTAAGACAGAGGGAATTGAAGTACTTTATGATGATCGCAAAGAAAGAGCCGGCGTAAAGTTTGCTGATAGTGATTTGTTTGGCATTCCGCTGCGATTAACTGTAGGAAAACGGGCGGGAGAAGGCATTATTGAAATGAAAGAGCGTACAACCGGAGAACAGTCCGAAGTTGATCAATCCGACGTGCTTTCTACTGTAAATGAGTGGTTTAAACAGTAA
- a CDS encoding PolC-type DNA polymerase III, with the protein MGVTNQEKMHYLLEQIQFPQDLIQPHFTDSSLEKLIVYKAEKKWHFYFSLPRVLPPSVYQLFTSKLQAAFRSIAAIDWTINTSDPSLPPETMGEYWQGFIQSMTNLSPGYKDLLMEQHPEINGNKITLTCRNLAESHAVKKKLETPLQSFCGQSGLPALMLTTRVKEEHEELKKFQEERQKEDKQLVQKAVKEQEERAKEKEVSKPKGPIEIGYKIQEDSEPMESIEEEERRKIIEGYVFDAEIKELRSGRHLLLIKATDYTDSFSIKMFSRGDDHAEMFKQVNKGVWIKARGSIQTDNFTNELTMMANDINEIAPKLRKDEAAEGAKRIELHAHTTMSQMDAPVSAARLIAQAANWGHEAMAITDHAGAQAYPEAHAAGEKHGVKVIYGMEANLVDDGVPIAYEPQDRDLETDTYVVFDVETTGLSAVYDKIIELAAVKVKGGEIIDRFESFANPHHPLSQTTIDLTGITDDMVKDAPEIGDVLKDFHQWMADDILVAHNASFDMGFLNAGFQRIDYPKSSNPVIDTLELARFLVPELKNHRLNTLCKHFDIELTQHHRAIYDAEATGYLLWKLVKKAIEREITNHNNLNDYMGEGKAYQRSRPSHVTLLAVNSTGLKNMYRLVSEAHVNYFYRVPRVPRSRLSKLREGLLIGSGCDKGEVFETMMQKSAEEAEKVAEFYDFLEIQPPGNYAHLIEKDLVQNEAQIYDILKKIVQMGERLGKTVAATGNTHYLEPHDKMYRQILISSQSGNPLNRQTLPDVHFKTTNEMIEEFSFLGKEKAEEVVVANTHAINERIEVINPVKEDLYTPNIEGADQEIREMSYNKARSLYGDSIPELVEKRLEKELESIIGNGFAVIYLISQKLVTKSLEDGYLVGSRGSVGSSLVATMTEISEVNPLPPHYVCPNCRHHEFFTDGSIGSGFDLPEKDCPECGTAYKKDGQDIPFETFLGFKGDKVPDIDLNFSGEYQPHAHNYTKVLFGEDNVYRAGTIGTIAEKTAYGYVKGYAGDNQLQYKNAEIDRLVQGCTGVKRTTGQHPGGIIVVPDDMDIFDFSPIQFPADDTKSEWKTTHFDFHSIHDNLLKLDILGHDDPTVIRMLQDLSGIDQKEIPVDDPEVMKIFSGPEALGVTAEQIMCKTGTLGVPEFGTRFVRQMLEDTKPKTFAELVIISGLSHGTDVWLGNAEQLINDGICTLPEVIGCRDDIMVYLMHKGLEPSLAFKIMEFVRKGRGLQDEWIEEMKKHGVPDWYIDSCKKIKYMFPKAHAAAYVLMAVRIAYFKVHYPIYFYAAYFTVRASDFELETMIKGSDAIRKRIEEIQTKGLDATPKEKSLMTVLELALEMCERGYGFKSVDLYESNATDFLVEDNQLIPPFNAVDGLGTNAAINIVNARGEGEFLSKQDLRERSRISKTVLEYLDQQGCLTGMPEENQLSLF; encoded by the coding sequence TTGGGTGTAACCAACCAGGAGAAAATGCATTATTTATTGGAGCAAATTCAGTTTCCTCAAGATCTGATACAGCCTCACTTTACAGACAGTTCACTTGAAAAACTGATTGTATATAAAGCAGAGAAGAAATGGCATTTTTATTTTTCGCTTCCCCGTGTATTGCCGCCTTCTGTGTATCAGCTTTTTACAAGTAAGCTGCAGGCAGCGTTCCGGTCGATTGCTGCCATCGATTGGACGATTAATACGTCGGATCCATCTCTTCCGCCTGAAACGATGGGTGAATATTGGCAGGGGTTTATCCAATCTATGACCAATTTGTCACCAGGGTATAAAGATCTGTTAATGGAACAGCACCCTGAAATTAACGGGAACAAGATTACGTTAACTTGTAGAAACCTGGCGGAAAGTCATGCCGTGAAAAAAAAATTAGAAACACCACTGCAGAGTTTCTGCGGGCAGTCCGGCTTACCGGCGCTTATGTTGACAACACGTGTAAAAGAAGAACATGAGGAATTGAAGAAGTTCCAGGAAGAACGTCAGAAAGAAGATAAACAACTTGTTCAAAAGGCCGTTAAAGAACAAGAAGAGCGTGCTAAAGAGAAAGAAGTTAGCAAACCTAAGGGTCCCATTGAGATTGGTTATAAAATTCAGGAAGATTCTGAGCCCATGGAGAGTATTGAAGAGGAAGAGCGTCGCAAGATCATCGAAGGATATGTGTTCGATGCAGAGATTAAAGAGTTGCGGTCCGGCCGCCATTTATTGCTGATTAAAGCTACCGATTATACTGATTCATTTTCGATTAAAATGTTCTCACGCGGGGATGACCACGCTGAAATGTTTAAACAAGTGAACAAAGGGGTTTGGATTAAGGCAAGGGGAAGCATCCAAACAGACAATTTTACAAACGAATTAACGATGATGGCCAATGATATTAATGAAATTGCTCCCAAACTACGCAAAGATGAAGCTGCTGAGGGAGCAAAGCGGATTGAATTGCATGCTCATACTACGATGAGTCAAATGGATGCCCCTGTGTCTGCCGCCCGGCTGATTGCTCAGGCTGCGAATTGGGGTCATGAAGCGATGGCCATCACCGACCATGCGGGTGCTCAAGCTTATCCAGAAGCACATGCTGCCGGAGAAAAGCATGGTGTAAAGGTGATTTATGGCATGGAAGCTAATTTAGTTGATGATGGGGTGCCCATCGCTTATGAACCACAGGATCGTGATCTTGAAACAGATACGTATGTTGTTTTTGACGTAGAAACAACTGGATTGTCTGCTGTCTATGATAAAATTATTGAACTCGCTGCTGTGAAAGTAAAAGGTGGAGAAATTATTGACCGCTTCGAATCGTTTGCCAACCCCCATCATCCTCTTTCCCAAACAACGATTGATCTCACGGGTATTACGGATGATATGGTAAAAGATGCTCCGGAAATCGGTGACGTGTTAAAAGATTTCCATCAATGGATGGCTGACGACATTTTAGTTGCTCATAACGCAAGCTTTGATATGGGCTTTCTTAATGCTGGATTCCAGCGTATTGATTACCCGAAATCGTCAAATCCCGTAATTGACACACTCGAGCTTGCTAGATTTCTTGTGCCAGAGTTGAAGAATCACAGATTAAATACCCTTTGTAAACATTTCGATATTGAATTGACCCAGCACCATAGGGCGATTTATGATGCGGAAGCAACAGGTTATTTACTATGGAAACTTGTCAAGAAGGCAATCGAACGTGAGATAACAAACCATAACAATCTTAATGACTACATGGGGGAAGGAAAGGCCTATCAGCGCTCCCGTCCTTCCCATGTCACTTTGCTCGCAGTTAATAGCACGGGATTAAAGAATATGTATCGTCTCGTTTCAGAGGCTCATGTAAATTACTTTTATCGAGTCCCGCGTGTGCCAAGATCCCGTCTCTCCAAGCTAAGAGAAGGACTGCTCATAGGGTCTGGCTGTGATAAAGGGGAAGTCTTTGAGACGATGATGCAGAAATCAGCGGAAGAAGCTGAGAAAGTCGCAGAGTTCTATGATTTTCTTGAAATCCAGCCACCTGGAAATTATGCTCATTTGATCGAAAAGGATCTTGTTCAGAACGAAGCACAAATCTATGATATTTTGAAAAAAATCGTACAAATGGGGGAACGATTAGGTAAGACAGTTGCAGCTACAGGCAACACGCATTATCTAGAACCCCATGATAAAATGTACCGGCAAATTCTCATTTCATCACAAAGCGGAAATCCGCTTAATCGTCAAACACTTCCTGACGTTCACTTTAAAACGACGAATGAGATGATAGAAGAATTCTCCTTTTTAGGAAAGGAGAAAGCAGAAGAAGTCGTTGTAGCCAACACACATGCCATTAATGAGCGTATTGAAGTGATTAATCCTGTTAAAGAGGATTTGTACACCCCTAACATTGAGGGTGCTGATCAGGAAATCAGGGAAATGTCCTACAACAAGGCCAGGAGTCTTTACGGTGATTCTATACCAGAGCTCGTGGAAAAGAGATTAGAAAAAGAGCTTGAGAGTATTATAGGTAATGGATTCGCAGTTATTTATCTAATCTCTCAAAAACTGGTGACCAAGTCACTTGAGGATGGATATTTAGTAGGGTCACGCGGATCTGTCGGTTCTTCGCTCGTTGCCACCATGACGGAGATTTCTGAAGTAAATCCGCTGCCGCCTCATTATGTGTGTCCGAATTGCCGTCATCATGAGTTTTTTACTGATGGTTCGATCGGAAGTGGTTTTGACCTTCCCGAAAAAGACTGCCCTGAGTGCGGGACAGCTTATAAAAAAGATGGCCAGGATATTCCATTCGAAACGTTCTTAGGCTTTAAAGGAGATAAAGTACCAGATATTGACTTGAACTTTTCCGGTGAGTATCAGCCGCATGCCCACAACTACACAAAAGTGTTGTTTGGTGAAGACAATGTATATCGTGCCGGTACCATTGGAACGATTGCAGAGAAGACGGCCTATGGGTATGTGAAAGGATATGCCGGCGATAACCAGCTGCAGTATAAAAATGCTGAAATCGACAGACTGGTACAAGGTTGTACGGGTGTCAAACGGACAACTGGCCAGCACCCAGGGGGGATCATTGTCGTACCGGATGATATGGACATCTTTGATTTTTCACCGATTCAATTTCCGGCCGATGATACTAAATCGGAATGGAAGACCACGCACTTTGACTTCCATTCAATTCACGATAATTTGCTCAAGCTTGATATTCTCGGACACGATGATCCGACAGTAATTCGGATGCTGCAGGATTTAAGCGGGATTGATCAGAAAGAAATTCCTGTCGACGATCCAGAAGTGATGAAAATTTTCAGTGGTCCAGAGGCATTGGGTGTAACGGCCGAGCAAATCATGTGTAAAACAGGCACGCTGGGTGTCCCAGAATTTGGTACACGTTTTGTAAGACAAATGCTTGAGGACACTAAACCAAAGACATTTGCCGAACTCGTCATTATTTCCGGCCTTTCGCATGGTACAGATGTGTGGCTTGGAAATGCTGAACAGCTGATTAATGATGGGATTTGTACACTGCCTGAAGTAATTGGCTGCCGGGATGATATTATGGTATATCTCATGCACAAGGGACTTGAACCATCGCTCGCTTTTAAAATCATGGAATTTGTGCGAAAAGGCCGAGGTCTTCAGGATGAATGGATCGAAGAGATGAAAAAGCATGGTGTACCTGATTGGTATATTGATTCCTGTAAAAAAATTAAGTACATGTTCCCGAAAGCTCACGCCGCAGCCTATGTGTTGATGGCCGTTCGAATCGCTTATTTTAAAGTCCATTACCCTATTTACTTTTATGCGGCGTACTTTACCGTTAGAGCAAGTGACTTTGAACTGGAGACGATGATTAAAGGATCTGATGCTATTCGTAAACGGATTGAAGAGATCCAAACGAAAGGTTTAGATGCAACACCTAAAGAGAAAAGTTTAATGACTGTGCTCGAATTGGCGCTGGAAATGTGTGAACGAGGCTATGGCTTTAAGAGTGTTGATTTGTATGAATCAAATGCAACGGATTTCTTGGTTGAAGATAACCAATTAATTCCGCCATTTAATGCTGTGGATGGTTTGGGTACAAATGCTGCGATTAATATTGTAAACGCGAGAGGGGAAGGGGAATTTCTCTCCAAGCAGGATTTACGTGAACGCAGTCGTATTTCAAAAACAGTCCTTGAGTATTTAGATCAGCAAGGTTGTTTAACTGGCATGCCAGAAGAAAATCAACTTTCGCTTTTTTAA
- the rimP gene encoding ribosome maturation factor RimP, with translation MSKNVTEIAEELVIPIAKDMNLELVDIEFKKEGKNWFLRVFLDKPEGIDIEECGQVSEKLSEKLDEIDPIDMPYFLEVSSPGAERPLKTKEDFMKHTGKHIYVKLYEPLENEKEFEGKLVQFEDDIATIEIRIKSRKKQLEVPFDKIAKANLAVTFN, from the coding sequence ATGAGTAAAAATGTAACCGAAATTGCTGAAGAACTCGTCATTCCCATTGCTAAGGACATGAATCTTGAACTTGTAGATATCGAATTTAAGAAAGAAGGCAAGAATTGGTTTCTGCGCGTCTTTCTTGATAAACCTGAAGGTATAGATATTGAAGAATGCGGGCAAGTATCTGAAAAGCTAAGTGAAAAATTAGATGAAATTGATCCTATCGACATGCCATACTTTTTGGAGGTTTCCTCTCCTGGTGCAGAACGGCCTCTGAAAACAAAAGAAGATTTCATGAAACACACAGGCAAACATATTTATGTGAAGTTATACGAACCATTGGAGAATGAAAAAGAATTTGAAGGTAAATTAGTGCAATTTGAAGATGATATAGCAACGATTGAAATACGTATTAAATCGCGTAAAAAGCAACTAGAGGTACCTTTTGACAAAATTGCCAAAGCAAATTTGGCTGTCACTTTTAATTAA
- the nusA gene encoding transcription termination factor NusA has product MSSELFDAMNYLEKEKGIDKNLLLEALEAALISAYKKNFNSATNVRVDINEDEGSMKVFARKTIVEESMDPQQEISLEEAKGIDPNYELEDVIEVEVTPANFGRIAAQAAKQVVTQRVREAERGIIYGEYVDREEDVMTGIIQRKDPRFVYVNLGKIEARLPEGEQMPTETYDVHDRLKVFVTKVENSNKGPHIYVSRTHPGLLKRLFEMEVPEIYDGTVEVKSVAREAGDRSKISVHAGDPEVDPVGSCVGQRGQRVQAIVNELKGEKIDIVQWSEDPIEYVSNALSPSKVVEVLVDEEEKATTVIVPDYQLSLAIGKRGQNARLAAKLTGWKIDIKSESEAVEQGVLTEQPASDEEEIDEITEE; this is encoded by the coding sequence TTGAGTAGTGAACTTTTTGATGCCATGAATTATTTAGAAAAGGAAAAGGGCATTGACAAAAATTTATTGCTGGAAGCGCTGGAAGCTGCGTTAATTTCGGCTTATAAGAAGAATTTTAACTCGGCAACAAACGTTCGTGTTGATATTAATGAAGACGAGGGTTCTATGAAGGTTTTTGCAAGAAAAACCATTGTTGAAGAGTCTATGGATCCTCAACAAGAGATTTCATTGGAAGAAGCTAAAGGTATTGACCCGAATTACGAGTTGGAGGATGTCATTGAAGTCGAAGTGACTCCAGCTAATTTTGGAAGAATTGCGGCCCAGGCTGCTAAACAAGTCGTAACTCAGCGTGTCCGTGAAGCAGAACGCGGCATCATTTACGGTGAATATGTGGACCGCGAAGAAGATGTTATGACAGGTATTATTCAACGAAAAGACCCAAGGTTCGTTTATGTTAATCTTGGCAAGATTGAAGCCAGGTTGCCTGAAGGTGAACAGATGCCGACGGAAACGTATGATGTTCATGATCGTTTGAAGGTTTTTGTCACTAAAGTAGAAAATAGTAATAAAGGACCTCATATTTATGTATCTAGAACCCACCCTGGCCTGTTAAAACGCTTATTCGAGATGGAAGTTCCTGAGATATATGATGGAACGGTAGAAGTGAAGTCTGTTGCCCGGGAAGCGGGAGACCGTTCAAAGATCTCTGTTCATGCGGGAGATCCGGAAGTAGACCCGGTTGGTTCATGTGTAGGTCAGCGCGGCCAGCGTGTTCAAGCTATCGTGAATGAGTTAAAGGGTGAGAAAATTGATATTGTTCAATGGTCCGAGGACCCAATTGAATATGTGTCCAATGCGCTTAGCCCATCAAAGGTAGTAGAAGTACTCGTAGATGAAGAGGAAAAAGCAACCACGGTCATAGTACCGGATTATCAATTATCTTTAGCCATTGGTAAACGAGGGCAAAATGCTCGTCTCGCAGCTAAATTGACAGGTTGGAAAATTGATATAAAGAGTGAAAGTGAAGCGGTTGAGCAGGGTGTGCTAACCGAACAACCAGCTTCAGATGAAGAAGAAATAGACGAAATAACAGAAGAATAA
- the rnpM gene encoding RNase P modulator RnpM, producing the protein MAQPKQRKIPLRKCVVTQEMKPKKQLIRVVRNKDGEVFVDQTGKKNGRGAYISKSLDVIEQAEKQQVLNRHLNAKVEADVYDELRAIVEVQD; encoded by the coding sequence ATGGCCCAACCTAAACAAAGGAAAATTCCACTGCGTAAATGCGTGGTTACGCAAGAGATGAAGCCAAAGAAACAGCTGATCCGAGTTGTACGTAATAAGGACGGAGAAGTATTTGTCGACCAGACAGGAAAGAAAAATGGGCGAGGTGCTTATATTTCAAAAAGCCTAGATGTAATCGAACAGGCAGAAAAACAGCAAGTACTTAACCGTCACTTAAACGCCAAGGTAGAAGCTGACGTCTATGACGAATTAAGAGCCATCGTAGAGGTTCAAGACTAA
- a CDS encoding YlxQ family RNA-binding protein, with the protein MAGSYLNIIGLALRAGKLTLGEEHIVKDIQKRRAKLVLIANDTGKQTMKKLTDKCSSYQIPCYVVDDRETLSQAMGKSGRVAIAVLDQGFAKKLQSLLDESIRG; encoded by the coding sequence ATGGCTGGCTCTTACTTAAATATCATTGGACTGGCTTTAAGAGCGGGGAAGCTGACGCTTGGCGAGGAACATATTGTAAAAGATATCCAGAAGCGCCGGGCGAAATTAGTCCTTATTGCCAATGATACTGGAAAACAAACGATGAAGAAGCTTACAGATAAATGTAGCTCTTATCAAATACCCTGCTATGTGGTGGATGATCGTGAAACTCTTTCACAAGCCATGGGGAAGTCAGGGAGAGTTGCGATCGCAGTTCTTGACCAAGGATTTGCGAAAAAGTTGCAATCGCTGCTCGATGAATCTATTCGGGGGTGA